In Sulfitobacter sp. OXR-159, one DNA window encodes the following:
- a CDS encoding DUF1064 domain-containing protein yields MTERITAADYRKEQAASQGADKGRVRGTKAVVVQGIKFHSQREAKRFGELRHLERAGIIEDLRLQVPFELQGRDGPILTPTGRVMIYKADFVYFDKRINAEVIEDSKGHPTDTFIMKKAILAAQGVEVVET; encoded by the coding sequence ATGACCGAGCGCATCACCGCAGCAGATTACCGCAAGGAGCAAGCCGCCTCGCAGGGGGCGGATAAGGGACGGGTTCGCGGGACTAAGGCCGTCGTGGTGCAGGGGATCAAGTTCCATTCGCAGCGGGAGGCAAAACGCTTTGGCGAACTGCGCCACCTTGAGCGCGCCGGGATCATCGAAGACCTGCGCCTACAAGTCCCGTTTGAACTGCAAGGCAGGGATGGCCCCATTCTGACGCCCACGGGCCGGGTCATGATCTACAAGGCCGATTTCGTCTACTTCGACAAGCGTATCAATGCCGAGGTGATCGAAGACAGCAAAGGCCACCCGACCGACACCTTCATCATGAAAAAAGCGATCCTTGCCGCGCAGGGCGTGGAGGTGGTTGAGACATGA